Proteins encoded within one genomic window of Lysinibacillus louembei:
- a CDS encoding ATP synthase subunit I, with protein sequence MEDLHYIFAKQKKVLFFLLALCVLGWAFTPYASIFAGLGLGAFFGTYNFWILVRRMDNFDRSISEGRKASSIGTALRFGSGVAAVAIAMSLPEKFHLVSTVIGLMIPYIFLVVERIVHLVKHH encoded by the coding sequence ATGGAAGATTTGCACTACATTTTCGCTAAGCAAAAGAAAGTGTTATTTTTTTTGCTCGCCCTCTGTGTACTAGGATGGGCTTTTACGCCATATGCTAGCATCTTCGCAGGACTAGGTTTAGGTGCATTCTTCGGTACATACAACTTTTGGATTTTAGTTCGACGAATGGACAACTTCGACCGTTCGATTAGTGAAGGAAGAAAGGCATCATCAATAGGTACAGCCTTACGCTTTGGCTCAGGTGTTGCCGCAGTTGCAATCGCCATGTCGTTGCCAGAGAAATTTCATTTAGTTAGTACCGTTATTGGGCTAATGATTCCGTACATTTTTCTCGTAGTTGAGCGAATTGTACATCTTGTCAAACATCACTAA
- the wecB gene encoding non-hydrolyzing UDP-N-acetylglucosamine 2-epimerase, translating into MTKFKVMTIFGTRPEAIKMAPLVLELEKHEQVESIVTVTAQHRQMLDQVLETFKIKPDYDLNIMKDRQTLVDVATNALQGLDAVMKEAKPDIVLVHGDTATTFIGSLAAFYNQIAIGHVEAGLRTGQKYSPYPEEMNRQLTGVMADLHFAPTKQSEENLLRENKPAEAIFVTGNTAIDALKTTVSETYSHPVLEKIGADRMILLTAHRRENLGEPMRNMFHAIKRLLAEHNDIQVVYPVHMNPVVREIANDVLGNDERIHLIEPLEVFDFHNIAARSYMILTDSGGVQEEAPSLGKPVLVLRDTTERPEGIAAGTLKLAGTDEDTIYRLANELLVDKEAYHAMAHASNPYGDGHASERIVQALIEFLAKQ; encoded by the coding sequence ATGACGAAATTTAAAGTAATGACGATTTTCGGTACGCGTCCGGAGGCAATTAAAATGGCACCGCTTGTATTAGAGCTAGAAAAGCATGAGCAAGTTGAGTCAATTGTGACCGTGACAGCACAGCATCGTCAAATGCTTGATCAAGTGTTGGAAACATTTAAAATTAAGCCAGATTACGATTTAAACATTATGAAGGACCGCCAAACGCTTGTAGATGTAGCGACAAATGCTTTGCAAGGGTTAGACGCGGTCATGAAAGAAGCAAAGCCTGATATCGTGTTGGTGCATGGTGATACCGCAACTACATTTATCGGGAGCTTAGCTGCATTTTACAATCAAATTGCGATTGGACATGTGGAGGCAGGTCTTCGAACAGGACAAAAGTATTCGCCATATCCTGAGGAAATGAACCGTCAGCTAACGGGGGTTATGGCAGATTTACATTTTGCCCCAACAAAGCAGTCAGAGGAAAATTTACTGCGTGAAAACAAGCCTGCTGAGGCTATTTTCGTAACAGGTAATACAGCGATTGATGCATTAAAAACGACTGTTAGCGAAACATACAGCCACCCGGTGCTCGAAAAAATTGGCGCAGATCGAATGATTTTATTAACAGCGCATCGCCGTGAAAATTTAGGTGAGCCAATGCGCAATATGTTCCATGCCATTAAACGTTTATTAGCGGAGCATAATGATATTCAAGTTGTCTATCCTGTTCATATGAATCCAGTTGTACGTGAAATTGCGAATGATGTGCTAGGTAATGATGAGCGCATTCATTTAATTGAACCATTAGAAGTATTTGATTTCCATAATATCGCAGCGCGTTCATATATGATTTTGACGGATTCTGGTGGTGTGCAGGAGGAGGCACCTTCATTAGGCAAGCCCGTGCTTGTGCTGCGTGATACAACAGAGCGACCTGAAGGGATTGCAGCAGGTACATTAAAGCTTGCTGGTACAGATGAGGACACGATTTATCGTTTAGCAAATGAATTGCTTGTTGACAAGGAAGCATATCATGCGATGGCACATGCATCTAATCCGTATGGTGATGGCCATGCATCGGAGCGAATTGTGCAAGCGCTTATTGAGTTTTTAGCGAAGCAGTAA
- the upp gene encoding uracil phosphoribosyltransferase — translation MSKVYVFDHPLIQHKLTYIRDKNTGTKEFRELVDEVATLMAFEITREMPLEEIEVETPVTTAKSKVLSGKKLAIVPILRAGIGMVDGVLNLIPAAKVGHIGLYRDPETLKPIEYYAKLPADVEERDFIIVDPMLATGGSAVEAINSLKKRGAKNIKFMCLIAAPEGVEAIQKVHGDVDIYIAALDEKLNDHGYIVPGLGDAGDRLFGTK, via the coding sequence ATGAGCAAAGTATATGTATTCGATCATCCATTAATTCAACACAAATTAACGTATATTCGTGACAAAAACACAGGAACGAAGGAATTTCGTGAGCTTGTTGACGAAGTAGCAACATTAATGGCATTTGAAATTACGCGTGAAATGCCACTAGAAGAAATTGAAGTAGAAACGCCTGTTACAACAGCAAAATCAAAAGTTTTATCAGGTAAAAAGCTAGCTATTGTGCCAATTTTGCGTGCAGGAATCGGCATGGTAGATGGCGTTTTAAATTTAATCCCAGCTGCAAAAGTAGGGCATATTGGATTATATCGTGACCCTGAAACATTAAAGCCGATTGAATATTATGCGAAGCTACCAGCAGATGTTGAGGAGCGCGATTTCATTATTGTTGACCCGATGCTAGCAACTGGTGGCTCTGCAGTAGAAGCCATTAATTCTTTGAAAAAGCGCGGTGCGAAAAATATTAAATTTATGTGCTTAATTGCGGCTCCAGAAGGGGTAGAGGCAATTCAAAAAGTACATGGCGATGTAGATATTTATATTGCAGCATTGGATGAAAAATTAAATGATCATGGCTATATTGTACCTGGATTAGGTGATGCGGGAGACCGTTTATTCGGTACAAAATAA
- the glyA gene encoding serine hydroxymethyltransferase translates to MAFEKLAAQDKAVLDGILAEKKRQQANIELIASENFVSEAVMEAQGSVLTNKYAEGYPGKRYYGGCEHVDVVEDIARDRIKELFGAEYANVQPHSGAQANMAVYHTILEPGDTVLGMNLSHGGHLTHGSPVNFSGILYNFVEYGVTKDTHVIDYEDVRQKALEHKPKLIVAGASAYPREIDFKKFREIADEIGAYFMVDMAHIAGLVAAGEHQSPVPYADFVTSTTHKTLRGPRGGLILASKEWEQKLNKSVFPGIQGGPLMHVIAAKAVAFGEALQPEFKEYAKQVKANARVLAETLIAEGVEIVSNGTDNHIVLLNVKSLGLTGKVAEHALDAVGITTNKNTIPYDTESPFVTSGIRIGTPAVTSRGFKEEDVKEVGLIIASVLKNVEDAAVQEEAKARVKALTDKFPLYA, encoded by the coding sequence ATGGCATTTGAAAAGTTAGCAGCACAGGACAAGGCAGTACTAGATGGTATTTTAGCAGAGAAAAAGCGTCAGCAAGCGAACATCGAACTAATCGCATCTGAAAATTTCGTATCAGAAGCTGTAATGGAAGCTCAAGGCTCTGTATTAACGAATAAATATGCAGAAGGCTACCCAGGCAAACGCTACTATGGTGGCTGTGAGCATGTCGATGTAGTAGAAGATATCGCACGCGATCGCATTAAAGAGCTATTCGGTGCTGAATACGCAAACGTACAGCCACACTCTGGTGCGCAAGCAAATATGGCTGTGTATCATACAATTTTAGAGCCAGGCGATACAGTGCTTGGTATGAATCTTTCACATGGCGGTCACTTAACGCATGGCTCACCAGTAAACTTCTCTGGTATTTTATATAATTTCGTAGAGTACGGTGTAACGAAAGATACACACGTAATCGATTACGAAGATGTTCGTCAAAAGGCTTTAGAGCATAAACCGAAATTAATCGTTGCAGGTGCATCTGCATATCCACGCGAAATTGACTTCAAAAAATTCCGTGAAATCGCAGACGAAATCGGTGCATACTTCATGGTAGATATGGCGCATATTGCAGGCTTAGTTGCAGCAGGTGAGCACCAATCACCAGTACCATATGCTGACTTCGTAACATCTACAACGCACAAAACATTACGTGGTCCACGCGGTGGTTTAATTTTAGCTTCAAAGGAATGGGAGCAAAAATTAAATAAGTCGGTATTCCCAGGAATTCAAGGTGGTCCATTAATGCATGTTATCGCAGCGAAAGCAGTAGCATTCGGCGAAGCATTACAACCAGAATTCAAGGAATATGCAAAGCAAGTTAAAGCAAACGCACGCGTATTAGCAGAAACATTAATCGCTGAAGGTGTAGAAATCGTTTCTAACGGTACGGACAACCATATCGTACTATTAAATGTAAAATCTCTTGGTTTAACAGGTAAAGTAGCAGAGCATGCATTAGATGCAGTCGGTATCACAACAAATAAAAATACAATTCCTTATGACACTGAATCACCATTTGTGACATCAGGTATTCGTATCGGTACACCTGCTGTTACATCACGTGGCTTCAAAGAGGAAGACGTGAAAGAGGTAGGCCTAATCATTGCATCTGTCTTAAAAAATGTTGAAGATGCAGCTGTACAAGAGGAAGCTAAAGCACGTGTAAAAGCGTTAACAGATAAATTCCCATTATATGCTTAA
- a CDS encoding TIGR01440 family protein: MTNVSNLQTTLSTLLSDLEQQVVFQPEQLFVVGCSTSEVIGETIGTAGAMDVATAIYTELQKFAERHQLYLAFQGCEHINRALTLEYAAAQKYQLEPVHVVPVKTAGGSMSAYAYTQMHKPVVVENVQAHAGIDIGQTLIGMHLKAVAVPIRTSVKTLGEAVVTVATTRPKLIGGVRAQYE, encoded by the coding sequence ATGACAAATGTGAGTAATTTACAGACAACGCTATCAACATTGTTAAGTGACTTAGAGCAGCAAGTAGTGTTCCAGCCAGAGCAATTATTTGTTGTTGGTTGCTCGACATCTGAGGTAATCGGTGAGACCATCGGAACAGCAGGGGCGATGGATGTAGCGACAGCAATTTATACGGAGCTACAAAAGTTTGCTGAACGCCATCAATTATATTTAGCTTTCCAAGGCTGTGAGCATATTAATCGTGCTTTAACACTTGAATATGCAGCCGCACAAAAATATCAGCTAGAGCCTGTACACGTTGTTCCAGTAAAAACAGCAGGTGGCTCGATGTCAGCTTACGCTTACACGCAAATGCACAAGCCAGTTGTCGTGGAAAATGTACAAGCACATGCAGGTATTGATATTGGTCAAACATTAATAGGCATGCACTTAAAAGCAGTAGCAGTTCCAATCCGCACATCAGTGAAAACACTAGGTGAAGCAGTCGTAACAGTAGCAACGACACGCCCGAAACTAATTGGCGGCGTGCGTGCACAATATGAATAA
- the rpiB gene encoding ribose 5-phosphate isomerase B — MKIAISSDHGGNNLRREIMSLLDDLGISYEDFGPQSDESVDYPDYAKPVSEGVASGKFERGILICGTGIGMSIAANKVKGIRCALVHDVFSAKATRCHNDSNVLAMGERVIGPGLAREIVATWLSTEFEGGRHTRRVEKLSELEV; from the coding sequence TTGAAAATTGCAATTTCTTCTGACCATGGCGGTAATAATTTACGCCGTGAAATTATGTCTCTGTTAGATGACTTAGGCATTAGCTATGAAGATTTCGGTCCACAATCTGATGAATCTGTTGATTATCCAGACTATGCAAAGCCTGTTTCTGAAGGTGTTGCGTCTGGAAAATTTGAACGAGGCATTTTAATTTGCGGTACAGGGATTGGCATGTCAATCGCAGCAAACAAAGTAAAAGGAATTCGTTGCGCTTTAGTGCATGACGTATTTTCTGCAAAAGCGACACGCTGTCATAATGATTCCAATGTATTAGCAATGGGCGAACGCGTTATTGGACCAGGTCTAGCGCGTGAAATCGTAGCAACTTGGCTAAGCACTGAATTTGAAGGTGGACGTCATACACGCCGCGTAGAAAAGCTTTCAGAGCTGGAAGTGTAA
- a CDS encoding methyl-accepting chemotaxis protein produces MNNEKRFNLRKKLVLFVGILAFVTYSTSFVFIEFIHPMFFESINSKIFQISTYIAGIVWSCILAAIFSIILVRPLQSLEQAASRVAEGKIGQDVTMPKTNDEIRAVAEAFQHMLVNLRGMVDGIENNYNITNSTINELSELTTASSRKANDVTQTVGHISEGAQTSAVSVQEMAEALVDVRQLALDVNIHATNSADGSKQMLNNLEATKGAIQSLVTSIQQIAQGNKEALGNIQELEKNAEQIEQIIGLVGDIAAQTNLLALNASIEAARAGEHGKGFAVVAEEVRILADESAKAVQGITGIIQAMQQNVELVVKQMNGQVAFATQESARVSETTATVDSMVQNVEEVAHAVVDISSLTQQQLGSIELTAQQSQEVAAIAEETSAGAQEVRVITEEQAMEIEQTQSLCENLQLQSNELYKVIARFDRSNNAQ; encoded by the coding sequence CCTTTGTTACATATTCTACTAGTTTTGTATTTATTGAGTTTATCCATCCGATGTTTTTCGAATCGATTAATAGTAAAATTTTCCAAATAAGTACATACATAGCGGGGATCGTTTGGTCTTGTATTTTAGCGGCAATTTTTAGCATTATTTTAGTCCGTCCGCTACAATCATTGGAGCAGGCTGCATCAAGGGTAGCTGAAGGGAAAATAGGGCAAGATGTTACAATGCCAAAAACAAATGATGAGATTCGTGCAGTAGCAGAGGCGTTTCAGCATATGCTAGTTAATTTACGTGGCATGGTAGATGGAATTGAAAATAACTACAATATTACGAATTCCACAATTAACGAGCTATCTGAGCTGACAACTGCATCCTCACGCAAAGCGAATGATGTAACACAAACAGTGGGACATATTTCAGAGGGTGCACAAACTTCAGCTGTATCTGTTCAGGAAATGGCAGAGGCACTTGTCGATGTTCGTCAATTGGCACTTGATGTGAATATACATGCAACAAATTCTGCAGATGGCTCCAAGCAAATGCTAAATAATTTAGAAGCAACAAAAGGAGCCATTCAAAGTCTTGTAACAAGTATTCAACAAATTGCACAAGGAAATAAGGAAGCGCTAGGTAATATTCAAGAGCTAGAAAAAAATGCGGAGCAAATTGAGCAAATAATCGGACTAGTTGGCGATATTGCAGCACAAACGAATTTACTTGCATTAAATGCGTCAATTGAAGCAGCGAGAGCTGGAGAGCATGGGAAAGGCTTTGCTGTTGTTGCAGAGGAAGTTCGTATTTTAGCAGACGAAAGTGCGAAGGCAGTACAAGGAATTACAGGCATTATTCAAGCAATGCAGCAAAATGTAGAGCTTGTTGTGAAGCAGATGAATGGGCAAGTTGCATTCGCTACACAAGAATCAGCACGTGTATCTGAAACGACAGCAACAGTTGATAGTATGGTACAAAATGTGGAGGAAGTTGCACATGCCGTAGTAGATATTTCTTCATTAACACAGCAGCAGCTAGGCAGCATTGAGTTAACGGCACAGCAGTCGCAAGAGGTTGCCGCAATTGCAGAGGAAACATCTGCTGGGGCACAGGAAGTTCGCGTGATTACAGAGGAGCAAGCAATGGAAATTGAACAGACGCAAAGCTTATGTGAAAATCTTCAGCTGCAATCAAATGAATTATATAAAGTAATTGCTCGATTTGATCGCTCAAACAACGCACAATAA